One window of Dehalococcoidia bacterium genomic DNA carries:
- the ybeY gene encoding rRNA maturation RNase YbeY: MSGCKLYVKIDEPFQGQVAEEWIRRVVEKTLIQEEVDSPVELGLVITDDETIRQLNRSYRGKDETTDVLSFALMENRQGEAETPFVSPPDGTTHLGEVLLSYPRAAIQARERKHSLEQELALLVIHGVLHLLGYQDEDAAAEARMRAAEKRVLGEISDEPLL, from the coding sequence ATGTCCGGATGCAAGCTTTATGTAAAGATCGATGAGCCTTTCCAGGGACAGGTGGCTGAGGAGTGGATCAGGCGTGTGGTGGAAAAGACCCTTATCCAGGAAGAGGTGGACTCTCCGGTGGAGTTGGGGCTGGTTATCACCGACGATGAGACCATACGGCAGCTCAATCGAAGCTACCGGGGGAAGGATGAGACCACCGATGTGCTCTCCTTCGCCCTCATGGAAAACCGCCAGGGCGAGGCGGAAACCCCATTTGTGTCACCTCCCGATGGCACCACTCACCTTGGCGAGGTGCTCCTCTCCTATCCTCGGGCGGCAATCCAGGCCAGAGAGCGTAAACACTCCCTGGAGCAGGAACTGGCGCTGCTGGTGATCCATGGCGTGCTCCATCTCCTGGGATACCAGGATGAGGATGCAGCGGCTGAAGCCAGGATGAGGGCTGCGGAGAAAAGGGTACTGGGAGAAATCAGCGATGAACCTCTATTATGA
- a CDS encoding radical SAM protein, producing the protein MNLYYEQPPYRPPTEAHSLLVRATRNCSWNRCEFCSMYKGAKLELRPVDDVKNDIRTMKIVTDEIKERAWRNGHGDRVDMVARANGLYWLNDGEVRHAFIADSNSIIMKSEELAEIVSFLYQTFPTLERVTSYARAKTLVKKSMEDLKMLREAGLNRLHVGLETGDGELLSIIQKGATPDEMILGGQKALQAGFELSEYIMPGLGGQEKWEQHARGTARVLNAINPHFIRLRTLFVIPGTPLAERYEREEFSRQTVEGLLREVRLLIEELEVSSDFVVSDHIANRYMWGIDGKPSLDRERMLKAVDSLISDTRESGEKYPVYSGL; encoded by the coding sequence ATGAACCTCTATTATGAGCAGCCACCCTACAGGCCACCCACGGAAGCCCACAGCCTCCTGGTCAGGGCTACCAGAAACTGCTCCTGGAACAGGTGCGAATTTTGCAGCATGTATAAGGGGGCCAAGCTGGAGCTGAGGCCAGTGGATGATGTCAAGAATGACATCCGCACCATGAAGATAGTTACCGATGAGATAAAGGAACGGGCATGGAGGAACGGACACGGTGACCGCGTGGATATGGTGGCCAGGGCCAACGGGTTATACTGGCTAAATGATGGGGAGGTAAGGCACGCCTTCATCGCCGACTCCAACAGCATCATCATGAAATCGGAGGAGCTGGCCGAGATCGTCAGCTTTCTCTACCAGACCTTCCCCACCCTGGAAAGGGTTACCAGCTACGCCCGCGCCAAAACACTGGTCAAGAAAAGCATGGAGGACCTCAAGATGCTGCGAGAGGCCGGGCTTAACCGGCTCCACGTGGGGCTGGAGACCGGCGACGGGGAGTTGCTAAGTATAATCCAGAAGGGAGCAACCCCCGATGAGATGATACTGGGCGGTCAGAAGGCTCTCCAGGCCGGATTTGAGCTCTCCGAGTACATTATGCCCGGCCTCGGTGGTCAGGAGAAGTGGGAGCAGCATGCCCGCGGCACCGCCCGCGTACTGAATGCTATAAATCCGCACTTCATCCGCCTGCGCACCCTGTTCGTTATTCCCGGCACCCCCCTCGCCGAAAGGTACGAGCGGGAAGAGTTCAGCCGGCAAACCGTTGAGGGCCTGCTCCGGGAGGTGCGCCTGCTGATAGAGGAGCTAGAGGTATCATCCGATTTTGTGGTAAGCGACCATATCGCCAACCGATACATGTGGGGGATAGACGGCAAGCCTTCACTGGACAGGGAGCGTATGCTCAAGGCAGTGGACAGCCTGATCTCCGACACCAGGGAGAGCGGCGAGAAATATCCGGTATACAGTGGACTGTAA